In the genome of Ensifer adhaerens, one region contains:
- a CDS encoding diguanylate cyclase (GGDEF) domain-containing protein: MLVRDIFGVDIAAVSVIEGNQQKFRSIQGLDLGEIGLEDSFCRAAWREGVATVIPDTSQNAEFRNHALVTEMGLHFYAGVVLRTSDGLPIGTICAIDHAPRTFNERELRVLENLAHLAASEFELREFAHRDALTGALTRRYFLTESARMCELARQKRLDVSVIMLDVDHFKAVNDQFGHASGDEVLRSLTAACTANLRDIDLVGRLGGEEFAVAIAHPCETAARTAERLRRAISRLQFTFDDAPMRITASFGVAPVRPGESDLAPALARADKALYRAKAEGRDRVVVSDR; the protein is encoded by the coding sequence ATGCTGGTCAGGGACATATTCGGTGTCGATATTGCAGCTGTCTCGGTGATCGAGGGTAACCAGCAGAAATTCCGCTCGATTCAGGGGCTCGATCTCGGCGAGATTGGGCTGGAGGATAGCTTCTGTCGCGCCGCCTGGCGCGAAGGCGTCGCCACGGTCATCCCCGACACATCCCAGAATGCGGAATTCCGCAATCATGCGCTGGTGACCGAAATGGGCCTGCATTTCTACGCCGGCGTGGTTCTTCGCACCTCGGATGGCCTGCCGATCGGCACCATCTGCGCCATCGATCACGCCCCGCGCACCTTCAACGAACGCGAATTGCGCGTGCTGGAAAATCTGGCGCATCTCGCCGCCAGCGAATTCGAACTGCGCGAATTCGCCCATCGCGACGCCCTGACGGGCGCCCTCACGCGCCGGTATTTCCTCACCGAAAGCGCGCGGATGTGCGAACTGGCGCGGCAAAAGCGATTGGATGTTTCGGTCATCATGCTGGATGTCGATCACTTCAAGGCGGTCAACGACCAGTTCGGCCACGCCTCGGGCGATGAGGTCCTGCGCTCGCTCACGGCGGCCTGCACGGCAAATCTGCGCGACATCGACCTCGTCGGCCGCCTGGGCGGCGAGGAATTCGCCGTCGCGATCGCACACCCCTGCGAAACCGCCGCCCGGACGGCGGAGCGCCTGCGCCGCGCCATCTCGCGTCTGCAATTCACCTTCGACGACGCGCCCATGCGCATCACCGCAAGCTTCGGCGTCGCCCCCGTCAGGCCCGGCGAAAGCGACCTCGCGCCAGCACTGGCCCGCGCCGACAAGGCGCTCTACCGCGCCAAGGCCGAGGGTCGCGACCGGGTTGTCGTCAGCGATCGCTAA
- a CDS encoding prevent-host-death family protein yields MRQVNVHAAKTHLSRLIEEVEHGETVILARAGKPVAKIVPIVEEPSAGRIGFLKGHVKGADTLDRSRDAEVDGLLGGFF; encoded by the coding sequence ATGCGGCAGGTGAATGTGCATGCAGCCAAGACGCATCTGTCGCGGCTGATCGAGGAAGTGGAGCATGGCGAGACCGTCATCCTGGCGCGTGCCGGCAAGCCGGTGGCGAAGATCGTGCCGATCGTGGAAGAGCCATCGGCCGGGCGGATCGGCTTTCTCAAGGGCCACGTGAAGGGTGCGGACACGCTCGACCGTTCCCGCGATGCGGAGGTTGACGGACTTCTGGGAGGCTTCTTTTGA
- a CDS encoding PIN domain nuclease, a component of toxin-antitoxin system (PIN domain), with amino-acid sequence MKILLDTPVLVWVACDSVELDDRARRLILDEGNALYFSAASIWEIGLRDASSFDGPTIDVRMLRRGLLDAGYQEVPLRSEHAMAVNEFGDLPVDSFARLLLAQARYEGLMLMTAKPGLIAHKAGILPI; translated from the coding sequence TTGAAGATCCTGCTCGACACGCCGGTGCTGGTCTGGGTCGCCTGTGACAGCGTCGAGCTCGATGACAGGGCGCGGCGGCTGATCCTCGACGAGGGCAATGCGCTCTATTTCAGCGCCGCCAGCATCTGGGAGATCGGCTTGAGGGACGCCTCCAGCTTCGACGGGCCGACCATCGATGTGCGAATGCTGCGGCGCGGCCTGCTCGATGCGGGCTATCAGGAAGTGCCACTGCGCTCCGAGCATGCCATGGCGGTGAACGAGTTTGGCGACCTGCCGGTTGATTCCTTCGCGCGGCTCCTGCTGGCCCAGGCGCGCTATGAAGGGCTGATGCTGATGACAGCGAAGCCGGGCCTGATCGCGCATAAGGCGGGCATTTTGCCGATCTAG
- a CDS encoding superoxide dismutase, Fe-Mn family, protein MAFELPALPYDYEALVPFMSKETLEYHHDKHHQAYVTNGNKLAEEAGMADLSVEEVVKKSFGTNAGLFNNAAQHYNHIHFWKWMKKNGGGKSLPGKLQAAIDSDLGGYDKFRSDFIAAGTTQFGSGWAWLSVKNGKLEISKTPNGENPLVHGASPILGVDVWEHSYYIDYRNARPKYLEAFVDSLINWDYVLEMYEAAAK, encoded by the coding sequence ATGGCTTTCGAACTTCCCGCCCTTCCATATGACTACGAAGCGCTCGTGCCCTTCATGTCGAAGGAAACGCTTGAATATCACCACGACAAGCACCATCAGGCCTATGTGACCAACGGCAACAAGCTGGCGGAAGAAGCCGGCATGGCTGACCTCTCGGTCGAAGAGGTCGTGAAGAAGTCCTTCGGCACGAATGCCGGTCTCTTCAACAACGCTGCCCAGCACTACAACCACATCCATTTCTGGAAGTGGATGAAGAAGAACGGTGGCGGCAAGTCGCTTCCGGGCAAGCTGCAGGCTGCCATCGACAGCGACCTCGGCGGCTATGACAAGTTCCGCTCCGATTTCATCGCAGCCGGCACGACGCAGTTCGGTTCGGGCTGGGCCTGGCTCTCCGTCAAGAACGGCAAGCTCGAAATCTCCAAGACCCCGAACGGCGAGAACCCGCTCGTTCACGGCGCATCGCCGATTCTCGGCGTCGACGTCTGGGAACACTCCTATTACATCGACTACCGCAACGCGCGTCCGAAGTATCTCGAAGCCTTCGTCGACAGCCTGATCAACTGGGATTACGTCCTGGAAATGTACGAAGCCGCTGCAAAGTAA
- a CDS encoding Cytochrome c556 has translation MIKRTIAASLICLAGATAVFAASQFGDKREADMKKIGGATAQLAGIAKGEKPYDAAVVKTALTTINTTIKEFPTLFPAGKPDEDGHASPKIWENMAGFKGHADELAMVTDKLIAAPPADQKAVGAALGEIGKVCSACHQDFRLKK, from the coding sequence ATGATCAAGAGAACGATTGCTGCAAGCCTGATCTGTCTTGCCGGCGCCACGGCCGTGTTTGCCGCGAGCCAGTTTGGCGATAAGCGCGAAGCGGACATGAAGAAGATTGGCGGCGCCACCGCGCAGCTCGCCGGCATTGCCAAGGGCGAGAAGCCCTATGACGCGGCCGTCGTGAAGACCGCTCTGACCACTATCAACACGACCATCAAGGAATTCCCGACGCTCTTCCCGGCCGGCAAGCCGGATGAGGACGGCCACGCCAGCCCGAAAATCTGGGAGAACATGGCCGGCTTCAAGGGGCATGCCGATGAACTGGCCATGGTCACGGACAAGCTGATCGCCGCTCCGCCGGCCGACCAGAAGGCCGTCGGCGCTGCGCTCGGCGAAATCGGCAAGGTCTGCTCGGCCTGCCATCAGGATTTCCGCCTGAAGAAGTAA
- a CDS encoding Cytochrome c, mono- and diheme variants, which translates to MASALTKSILSLIGLGIVGAGAFFWITRPQPLPESEFANLGPADVKNGETIFWAGGCESCHAAKGAEGDAKLILSGGAPLPTPFGTFYPPNISPDEKAGIGHWTLAQFASAMKRGVDDEGRHLYPSFPYASYSRMKDTDLRDLFAFMKTLPKSDNVAPPHDLSFPFNMRFTLGGWKLLYLNDKPRVEIANASPEVKRGQYLVEGPGHCGECHTPRDILGGLKTSSWLAGGPNPEGQGSIPDITPGSKDIGSWSEADIANYLETGFTPEFDSVGGSMVAVQQNMAHLPKADLAAIAAYLKAIPAR; encoded by the coding sequence ATGGCCTCGGCACTCACCAAATCCATCCTGTCGCTGATCGGTCTCGGGATAGTCGGAGCAGGCGCGTTCTTCTGGATCACACGGCCGCAGCCGCTGCCGGAGAGCGAATTCGCCAATCTCGGACCTGCAGACGTCAAGAATGGCGAGACGATCTTCTGGGCGGGTGGCTGCGAGAGCTGCCACGCGGCCAAGGGTGCGGAAGGCGATGCCAAACTGATCCTGTCTGGCGGCGCGCCGCTGCCGACACCCTTCGGCACGTTCTATCCGCCGAACATCTCGCCCGACGAGAAGGCGGGCATCGGCCACTGGACGCTTGCGCAATTCGCCTCGGCCATGAAGCGCGGCGTGGATGACGAGGGGCGACATCTTTACCCGTCCTTCCCCTACGCCTCCTATTCGCGAATGAAGGACACGGATCTTCGCGACCTCTTCGCCTTCATGAAGACGCTGCCGAAGAGCGACAATGTCGCTCCGCCGCATGACCTTTCGTTTCCGTTCAACATGCGCTTCACGCTGGGCGGCTGGAAGCTGCTTTATCTGAACGACAAGCCTCGTGTGGAGATCGCCAACGCTTCGCCCGAGGTCAAGCGGGGGCAATATCTCGTCGAAGGGCCCGGCCACTGCGGAGAGTGCCATACGCCGCGCGATATCCTCGGCGGGCTCAAGACGAGTTCCTGGCTTGCCGGAGGGCCGAATCCCGAGGGGCAGGGGAGCATTCCCGATATCACGCCCGGCTCGAAGGATATCGGTTCCTGGAGCGAAGCCGATATCGCCAACTATCTGGAGACAGGCTTCACGCCGGAATTCGACAGCGTGGGCGGTTCCATGGTGGCCGTGCAGCAGAATATGGCGCATCTGCCGAAGGCAGATCTTGCGGCGATTGCGGCCTATCTCAAGGCCATTCCCGCCAGGTAA
- a CDS encoding Acetyltransferase (GNAT) family protein, producing the protein MLNLEQTITIEDPTLAPSPEAARVSVRRAQKSDLFALAAMIEALATHHGDKTTNSAAKLDRDLFGDQPFATAFVAETGGELIGYALLYPVYRATEGERGMELHHLFVKDGHRGEGIGRHLVDRAKAHARTLSCDFLSLGAATGNFAAYKYYQGLDFKAYPATGMRFRAGL; encoded by the coding sequence ATGCTGAACTTGGAACAGACCATCACCATCGAAGATCCCACCTTGGCCCCCTCGCCGGAAGCCGCTCGCGTCAGCGTCCGCCGCGCGCAGAAATCGGACCTCTTCGCGCTCGCCGCCATGATAGAGGCGCTCGCCACCCATCACGGCGACAAGACGACGAACAGTGCTGCCAAGCTCGACCGGGACCTCTTCGGCGACCAGCCCTTCGCGACCGCCTTCGTCGCTGAAACGGGCGGGGAACTGATCGGCTATGCCCTCCTCTATCCCGTCTACCGCGCCACCGAGGGGGAACGCGGCATGGAACTGCACCACCTCTTCGTCAAGGATGGTCATCGCGGCGAAGGCATCGGCCGTCATCTGGTCGATCGCGCCAAGGCCCATGCCCGCACGCTTTCCTGCGACTTCCTCTCGCTCGGTGCCGCCACCGGCAATTTCGCCGCCTACAAATACTACCAGGGCCTCGACTTCAAGGCCTACCCGGCAACCGGCATGCGCTTCCGCGCCGGTCTTTAA
- a CDS encoding DNA-binding transcriptional regulator, MerR family, whose amino-acid sequence MMTIGKLSRIAGVKIPTIRYYEEIGLMPEPERTEGNQRRYVGAHLDRLNFIRHARDLGFSVEAIRDLLSLQATPDAPCHDADRIAADNLADVRAKIARLRKLEAELEHIVSECAGGRAGECNVLATLADHALCVTDHGHAHNSLEQAS is encoded by the coding sequence ATGATGACGATTGGAAAGCTGTCGCGCATAGCGGGCGTCAAAATCCCCACGATCCGCTACTACGAGGAAATCGGCCTGATGCCGGAGCCGGAGCGAACGGAGGGCAATCAGCGCCGCTATGTCGGCGCCCATCTCGACCGGCTGAATTTCATTCGCCACGCCCGCGATCTGGGCTTTTCCGTCGAGGCCATTCGCGATCTGCTCTCCCTGCAGGCCACGCCCGATGCCCCTTGCCACGATGCCGACCGGATCGCCGCCGATAATCTTGCCGATGTGCGGGCCAAGATCGCCCGGCTGAGGAAGCTGGAGGCGGAGCTGGAGCATATCGTCTCCGAATGCGCCGGCGGCCGCGCGGGCGAATGCAATGTCCTGGCAACGCTGGCCGATCACGCACTCTGCGTCACCGATCATGGCCATGCGCACAATTCTCTCGAGCAGGCCTCTTGA
- a CDS encoding Uncharacterized conserved protein YdiU, UPF0061 family, with translation MPLIGFDNSYTRLPERFYAPAAAASASEPFMFAFNEPLAQELGLDVALLKREGAALFSGNLKPDDAANVALAYAGHQFGHFVPQLGDGRAMLLGEVTTPDGRHVDIQLKGSGPTRFSRNGDGRAALGPVIREYIVSEAMHALGIPTTRSLAAVTTGDAVYREQAQPGGVIARVASSHIRVGTFQYFAARGDEDGVKLLADHVIARHYPEIEGETDRYVRLFETIAARQAALIAKWMGVGFIHGVMNTDNMAVSGETIDYGPCAFMDVYSATKTFSSIDRNGRYAYANQPGIGQWNLARLAECLLPLLSDAQEEAMEKANAALKAYGERFQAEWLNVMRAKLGLVREREDDLKLIQSFLSLMEEGEADFTLAFLRLTAAAGGPSADRELRGEFSAPDAAQLWLDGWRLYIEGDSVSPDDRKALMQKANPVFIPRNHRIEEAIRAAVDDGDFSLFEALNRVLARPYEEQPGYERFQAAPLSHEIVPRTFCGT, from the coding sequence ATGCCGCTGATCGGATTCGACAATTCCTATACCCGCCTGCCGGAGCGCTTCTATGCGCCGGCAGCGGCGGCGAGTGCGTCGGAGCCCTTTATGTTCGCCTTCAACGAACCCCTGGCGCAGGAGCTCGGCCTCGATGTCGCGCTGCTGAAACGCGAGGGTGCTGCCCTCTTCTCCGGCAATCTGAAGCCGGATGATGCGGCCAATGTGGCGCTGGCCTATGCCGGCCACCAGTTCGGCCATTTCGTGCCGCAACTCGGCGACGGCCGCGCCATGCTGCTTGGCGAAGTGACGACGCCGGATGGCCGCCATGTCGATATCCAGCTCAAAGGCTCTGGCCCCACCCGCTTTTCCCGCAATGGCGATGGCCGCGCGGCGCTGGGCCCGGTCATTCGCGAATATATCGTCTCTGAAGCCATGCATGCGCTCGGCATCCCCACGACCCGGTCGCTCGCCGCCGTCACCACGGGCGATGCCGTTTATCGCGAGCAGGCCCAGCCCGGCGGCGTGATTGCCCGCGTGGCCTCAAGCCATATCCGCGTCGGCACCTTCCAGTATTTCGCCGCTCGGGGCGATGAAGACGGCGTCAAGCTTCTCGCCGATCACGTCATCGCCCGACACTATCCGGAGATTGAGGGCGAAACGGATCGCTATGTCCGGCTCTTCGAGACTATTGCCGCCCGGCAGGCTGCGCTCATCGCGAAGTGGATGGGTGTCGGCTTCATTCATGGCGTGATGAACACGGACAACATGGCCGTGTCCGGCGAGACCATCGACTATGGCCCTTGCGCCTTCATGGACGTCTATTCGGCCACCAAGACCTTCTCCTCTATCGACCGCAATGGCCGCTACGCCTATGCCAACCAGCCGGGTATTGGCCAGTGGAACCTCGCGCGGCTCGCCGAATGCCTGCTGCCGCTCCTCAGTGACGCGCAGGAAGAGGCGATGGAAAAGGCGAATGCGGCGCTGAAGGCCTATGGCGAGCGCTTCCAGGCGGAATGGCTCAACGTGATGCGGGCGAAGCTGGGATTGGTGCGCGAACGCGAGGACGATCTGAAGCTGATCCAGTCCTTCCTGTCCTTGATGGAGGAAGGCGAAGCGGATTTCACCCTCGCCTTCCTCCGTCTCACGGCCGCGGCTGGAGGTCCGTCGGCCGACAGGGAACTGCGGGGAGAATTCAGCGCTCCGGATGCGGCACAATTATGGCTTGACGGCTGGCGTCTTTACATAGAGGGCGATTCCGTCTCGCCTGACGATCGCAAGGCGCTGATGCAAAAGGCCAACCCGGTCTTCATTCCGCGCAACCACAGAATCGAGGAAGCCATCCGCGCCGCAGTCGACGATGGCGACTTCTCCCTGTTCGAGGCGCTGAACCGCGTCCTCGCTCGCCCTTACGAGGAACAGCCGGGCTATGAGCGCTTTCAAGCTGCGCCCCTGAGCCACGAGATCGTGCCGCGCACCTTCTGCGGCACGTAA
- a CDS encoding SbmA/BacA-like family protein yields the protein MTPIDPIRPANARPRETDAFRFQMRTVFGSLRHTRTRTRITILSIGLVILICLTSYIQVLLNNWNGPFYDSIEKRNLPEFGRQLEIFVLIAGALLVCNVAQAWLTQTATLLLRRGLAVDLLRLWNSCGRAVPQEATLEGARNPDQRIQEDSLNVADWTVSLSIGLFQSTILLLSFVGILWSISGAFAVTLFGVHLSIPGYMVWIALIYAGAGTFLSAVVGRQLVDQNNRRAAFEAEFRKALVEANTARGTDTVTRRSVYATSWHLYRIFSNVLASTRLIIISQTNLTWISAGFGWGGLVVPVLAAAPAYFSGQLTFGGLMMAVGAFNQVNTALRWQINNFSMIAQWRAAMRRIVQFKLQLEVFRQATGRPVQM from the coding sequence ATGACACCGATCGACCCGATCCGCCCGGCAAACGCCCGCCCCCGCGAAACCGATGCGTTCCGCTTCCAGATGCGCACCGTTTTCGGGTCGCTCCGCCACACGCGCACCCGGACGCGCATTACCATTCTATCCATAGGCCTCGTGATCCTCATCTGCCTGACATCCTATATCCAGGTGCTGCTGAACAACTGGAACGGCCCCTTCTACGACTCGATCGAGAAGCGGAACCTGCCCGAGTTCGGCCGCCAGCTTGAAATCTTCGTCCTGATTGCCGGCGCGCTCCTCGTCTGCAACGTGGCGCAGGCTTGGCTGACGCAGACGGCAACGCTGCTGCTGCGCCGCGGCCTTGCGGTTGATCTCCTGCGCCTCTGGAACAGCTGCGGCCGCGCCGTGCCGCAGGAGGCGACGCTCGAGGGTGCGCGAAACCCCGACCAGCGCATCCAGGAAGACTCCCTCAATGTCGCGGATTGGACCGTGTCGCTCTCCATCGGCCTCTTCCAGTCCACCATCCTGCTCCTGAGCTTCGTCGGCATCCTGTGGTCGATCTCCGGCGCTTTCGCCGTCACACTCTTCGGCGTCCACCTCTCCATTCCCGGCTACATGGTCTGGATCGCGCTCATCTATGCCGGTGCCGGCACGTTCTTGAGCGCCGTCGTCGGTCGCCAGCTCGTCGATCAGAACAACCGCCGCGCGGCCTTCGAGGCTGAATTCCGCAAGGCTCTGGTGGAGGCCAACACGGCGCGCGGCACCGACACCGTCACCCGCAGGTCCGTCTATGCCACAAGCTGGCATCTCTATCGCATCTTCTCCAATGTTCTCGCCTCGACGCGGCTCATCATCATCTCGCAGACCAACCTGACGTGGATCTCCGCCGGCTTCGGCTGGGGCGGCCTGGTCGTGCCGGTACTGGCGGCAGCCCCCGCCTATTTCTCCGGCCAGCTGACGTTCGGCGGGCTGATGATGGCTGTCGGCGCATTCAATCAGGTGAACACGGCATTGCGCTGGCAGATCAACAACTTCTCCATGATCGCCCAGTGGCGCGCCGCCATGCGCCGCATCGTGCAATTTAAGCTCCAGCTCGAAGTCTTCCGCCAAGCCACCGGTCGCCCGGTCCAGATGTGA
- a CDS encoding probable addiction module antidote protein, with product MAVETKLFDASEYMESEDAQAEYLSIVMEDGDLEEIKHALGIIARARGMTAIARDAGVTREALYKALSDKGDPKFSTLLGVVKALGLKFELKKIEAAE from the coding sequence ATGGCCGTTGAAACCAAGCTTTTCGACGCATCGGAATATATGGAGTCCGAGGACGCGCAGGCAGAATATCTGTCTATCGTCATGGAGGATGGCGATCTGGAGGAAATCAAGCACGCGCTGGGCATCATCGCCCGCGCCCGCGGCATGACGGCGATTGCCCGCGACGCCGGCGTCACCCGCGAGGCGCTCTACAAGGCGCTGAGCGACAAGGGCGACCCGAAATTTTCGACCCTTCTGGGCGTCGTGAAAGCTCTGGGGCTGAAGTTCGAGCTGAAGAAGATCGAGGCGGCAGAGTAG
- a CDS encoding putative addiction module killer protein, translating to MIEVREHPVFTKWLKKLRDDGARLRILRRLARIGRDGHFGDVKYFDGIGELRVDYGPGYRVYFVKHGDTVVILLCGGDKDSQGRDIQLAVTMAKEL from the coding sequence ATGATCGAGGTCCGCGAGCACCCTGTTTTCACCAAGTGGCTGAAGAAGCTGCGAGACGATGGCGCGCGCCTGCGCATCCTGCGCCGGCTTGCCCGTATCGGCCGCGATGGACATTTCGGCGACGTCAAATATTTCGACGGCATCGGCGAATTGCGGGTCGATTACGGCCCCGGCTACCGCGTCTATTTCGTGAAGCACGGTGACACCGTCGTGATCCTGCTTTGCGGCGGCGACAAGGACAGCCAGGGCCGCGACATTCAACTCGCAGTCACAATGGCGAAGGAGCTTTGA
- a CDS encoding oligopeptidase B . Serine peptidase. MEROPS family S09A yields the protein MSAFKSLPEAPRAVKKPVTDTRHGMTRIDDYQWLRADNWQQVFHDTSVLDPEIRAYLEAENAYMKAAMAETEALQKQLFAEMKGRIKEDDSSVPMKDGPFAYGSFYVTGGEQPHYFRIPAEGGERQVILDGDKEAEGKDYLRLAGMASSSDHTLGVWGYDDKGSEFFTLRVRNLSTGEDMADILENTGGGGSWDAEGKSFFYTLQDENHRPSKIFHHILGQPQSADRLVYEETDPGMFMGVGGSRLDDFIFIDIHDHDTTEYRLLSTKDLLAEPKLVVAREPGMQYELTEGGDRFFILTNCDGAKDFKIMEAPVESPSKENWRELVPHEAGRLILNHMAFAGHLVWLERRDGLPRIVIRDRATGEEHAIAFDEEAYSLGLTGAAEYDTDVIRFSYSSMTTPGQVYDYNMATRERTLLKTQEVPSGHNPDDYVTRRIQALSHDGELVPVSLLYRKDTPLDGSAPCLLYGYGAYGISIPASFSTNALSLADRGFVYAIAHIRGGKDKGYRWYEDGKLAGKENTFKDFIAAADHLVKEGFTSYSRIIAEGGSAGGMLMGAVANMAPEKFAGIIAAVPFVDVLTTMLDDTLPLTPPEWPEWGNPIESEEDYKRIAAYSPYDNVGPKPYPALLALAGLTDPRVTYWEPAKWVAKLREHTTGSEPILLKTNMGAGHGGASGRFQRLEETALEYAFAIKVAGKM from the coding sequence GAAGCCCCGCGCGCCGTAAAAAAGCCTGTCACCGATACACGACATGGCATGACGCGCATTGATGACTATCAATGGTTGAGGGCAGACAACTGGCAGCAGGTCTTCCACGACACGTCTGTTCTCGACCCGGAGATCCGCGCCTATCTGGAAGCCGAGAACGCCTATATGAAGGCCGCGATGGCCGAGACGGAGGCCCTGCAAAAGCAGCTCTTCGCCGAAATGAAGGGGCGCATCAAGGAAGACGACTCCTCCGTTCCGATGAAGGATGGCCCCTTCGCCTATGGCTCCTTCTACGTCACCGGCGGCGAGCAACCGCATTACTTCCGCATCCCGGCGGAAGGCGGCGAGCGTCAGGTCATTCTCGACGGCGACAAGGAAGCGGAAGGCAAGGACTACCTTCGTCTTGCCGGCATGGCGAGTTCGTCCGACCACACGCTCGGCGTCTGGGGTTATGACGACAAGGGCTCGGAATTCTTCACGCTGCGCGTCCGCAACCTCTCGACCGGCGAGGACATGGCCGACATCCTGGAGAACACCGGCGGCGGCGGATCCTGGGACGCGGAAGGCAAGAGCTTCTTCTATACGCTGCAGGACGAAAACCACCGTCCCTCCAAGATCTTCCATCACATTCTCGGCCAGCCTCAATCCGCCGACCGCCTCGTCTATGAGGAAACCGATCCCGGCATGTTCATGGGTGTCGGCGGCTCGCGGCTCGACGACTTCATTTTCATCGATATCCACGACCACGACACGACCGAATATCGCCTCCTTTCCACCAAGGACCTGCTGGCCGAACCCAAGCTCGTCGTCGCCCGCGAGCCCGGCATGCAATACGAACTGACGGAAGGCGGCGACCGCTTCTTCATCCTGACCAATTGCGATGGCGCCAAGGATTTCAAGATCATGGAAGCCCCCGTTGAATCTCCGTCAAAGGAGAACTGGCGCGAGTTGGTACCACATGAAGCCGGCCGTCTGATCCTCAATCACATGGCCTTTGCCGGCCATCTCGTCTGGCTGGAACGCCGCGACGGCCTGCCGCGCATCGTCATCCGCGACCGCGCAACCGGCGAGGAACATGCCATCGCCTTCGACGAAGAGGCCTATTCGCTCGGCCTGACGGGTGCCGCCGAATACGACACGGATGTCATCCGCTTCTCCTACTCGTCCATGACGACGCCGGGCCAGGTCTATGACTACAACATGGCGACGCGCGAACGCACGCTGCTCAAGACCCAGGAAGTCCCCTCCGGTCATAACCCGGACGACTATGTCACGCGCCGCATCCAGGCCCTCTCGCATGACGGCGAACTCGTTCCCGTCTCGTTGCTCTACCGCAAGGACACGCCGCTCGACGGCTCCGCCCCCTGCCTGCTCTATGGCTATGGAGCCTACGGCATCTCGATCCCCGCGAGCTTCTCCACCAATGCCCTGTCGCTCGCCGATCGCGGCTTCGTCTATGCCATCGCCCATATCCGCGGCGGCAAGGACAAGGGCTATCGCTGGTACGAGGACGGTAAGCTCGCCGGCAAGGAAAACACCTTCAAGGACTTCATCGCCGCCGCAGACCACCTGGTGAAGGAAGGCTTCACGTCCTACAGCCGCATCATTGCCGAAGGCGGCTCCGCCGGCGGCATGCTGATGGGCGCGGTCGCCAACATGGCGCCCGAGAAATTCGCCGGCATCATCGCCGCCGTTCCCTTCGTCGACGTGCTCACCACCATGCTCGACGACACCCTGCCGCTGACCCCGCCGGAATGGCCCGAATGGGGCAACCCGATCGAATCCGAGGAAGACTACAAGCGCATCGCCGCCTACTCGCCGTACGACAACGTCGGGCCCAAGCCCTACCCCGCCCTCCTCGCACTCGCTGGTCTCACCGACCCCCGCGTGACCTATTGGGAGCCGGCCAAGTGGGTCGCGAAACTGCGCGAGCACACAACCGGCTCCGAACCGATCCTTCTGAAGACCAACATGGGCGCCGGGCACGGCGGTGCTTCCGGCCGCTTCCAGCGGCTCGAGGAAACCGCGCTGGAATATGCGTTTGCCATCAAGGTGGCTGGCAAGATGTGA